One window of the Rhipicephalus microplus isolate Deutch F79 chromosome 2, USDA_Rmic, whole genome shotgun sequence genome contains the following:
- the LOC119168272 gene encoding uncharacterized protein LOC119168272: MDIDRMKRKRAVVRTSTTKLLNDIATMEDDASLGELEEKINLLTLKEDSLKELDREIEIGVEDDALEEEIACSENYKEKINVARTKVQLMLRELSCTNAASVSASLDRTSSSSDQRESSRNIPQVTPTVKLPKLEIAKFNGELRQWQGFWSQFDTTINANHHLSNVDKFKYLNSYLTGKAAAAVAGLDLSDGNYEVALSLLKERFGRKEAIIEDHMSRLLNIKSVRDSRNLSQLRSLVDEVERGVRSLTSLGVGVSTYGALLLTVVKKAVPADLHLEYCRRKGATTGGSELEAFAHFLRVEVEAREIIQRAETPRGMCVESSVENRNSTFKAARMSSAAALHTMTKERKGCLFCSSGCHESGDCDAEMSAADKREMLKRENRCFRCTVKGHTSRECRKAKWLRCANCSGKHLTAMCDPDFREYRGSGEQNASSPPATGQATVLKSSLGSEEKFMCMEGHQFLLQTARAWTVGPHKSTLVRLLLDGGSQRTFIHRKLSERLQLNVLGEEELKIYAFGDKSAITRTKARLVELWLQSQYDGKRARVEALEVPCICADIMAAPLKSVLLELSKFGLPVADVAQGDGSENIDLLIGADHYWEIVTGSTKRLTSKLMAVETAFGWTVQGQVGAKRSPGVCPSVAGVMRVAVSEQTNKEISAQLRSFWELEHIGIKEHEPARHQDAIQQHYKETVKFEHGRYTVSFPWKPMVDELDDNYECAAKRLRANTTRLLKGDSLIVEYDACIREYIEKGYAEPANKHCSASEGPVYYMPHQAVVRQESLTTKVRVVFDASSSAKDRLSLNDVLESGPKLNPELIDLLINFRTYNIGIVADIEKAFLQISLSEGDRNAVRFLWYAATPKKGEELPAVAAYRMTRVPFGVTSSPFLLAATLRHHLEGLPEQYAETANILRSHLYVDDLVTGVDTLEQGKVLCQESSDILSQAGMRLHKWMSNDHDLVNFIEDGNVAKRNANAELPAATKVLGVGWNAHTDNFEYNLTSLLEFLTTRADSKRFVLQVSARIFDPFGFIAPTTLYVKTMFQRLWELGAGWDDPLPELMQAEWKCWCEELQCIKAVSIPRIIARDFRDEKTEKVLHIFCDASPKAYGAVGYVACKSAQGIINISLIMAKSRVAPLKRLSLPRLELMGALIGARLCHYVAKALNLQNAAAILWTDSTVAMHWIKGNAARWKPFVANRVSEVQALTDPEDWRHCPGLDNPADLITRGILPSALLESELWWRGPHWLHKDKTHWPTTGEQSPGAVECHLEERKVTVMPVISSPFEAVLKVEEFSSCSRVVRLTAWVRRFVNNCRCGKERKGGPLRAEEVIDAERYWLTTTQGEAFSDDISNLKAQRPLHKGSPVLPLSPYLDGEGLMRVGGRLQFTDNHEETKHPIILPSTHPFTLLLIRKEHVRMLHSGVRDTLASLRESYWIIRGRQAVKKVIKQCLICRKQSCPQATEPVAPLPADRVTEGNPFDTVGIDFAGPLICQESRGARKCYIAILTCAVTRAVHLELVSDMSTTAFLLAFKRFVARRGICSTIYSDNALTFKRAAKDLNAMFTLLKSEEMQSYFAGNQIRWKFIVERAAWWGGFWERLVRSVKVALRKVLGRSSLSFEELTTVLYEVEAVINSRPLTFTYDDAQEPEPLSPAHFLVGRKLTTLPPHHLPAEIPGGDAHISRRWKYRSAMAEGFWRRWRREYLLELRSAHLSRPTTSSDLKIDDLVLLKEDHLKRHMWKIARIKETFKGRDGRVRACSLKLSGGTVVKRPIQLLYPLEVDRQ, encoded by the coding sequence ATGGACATCGACAGGATGAAGCGCAAAAGGGCCGTGGTGCGAACGTCAACAACAAAGCTGCTCAATGACATCGCTACCATGGAGGACGACGCGTCACTCGGTGAGCTTGAAGAAAAGATCAACCTTCTCACCCTTAAGGAAGACTCACTCAAAGAGCTAGATCGGGAAATTGAGATTGGCGTAGAAGATGATGCATTAGAAGAGGAAATTGCATGCTCCGAGAACTACAAAGAAAAGATCAACGTAGCAAGGACTAAAGTACAGCTCATGCTACGTGAGCTTAGCTGCACTAACGCCGCATCAGTGAGCGCTTCGCTAGATCGCACCTCAAGTTCCTCAGATCAAAGAGAATCTAGCCGTAACATCCCGCAAGTAACCCCCACAGTAAAGCTGCCAAAACTAGAGATAGCAAAGTTCAACGGCGAGCTTCGACAGTGGCAAGGCTTTTGGAGTCAGTTCGACACGACAATAAACGCTAACCACCACCTGTCAAACGTGGACAAGTTCAAGTACCTGAACAGTTACTTAACAggaaaagcagcggctgctgttgCGGGTCTTGATTTGTCCGACGGAAACTACGAAGTTGCTCTCTCGCTGTTAAAGGAAAGGTTCGGTCGTAAAGAAGCCATAATCGAGGATCACATGTCCAGACTGCTCAATATCAAGTCAGTGCGTGACTCGCGGAACCTCAGCCAACTTCGGAGCCTCGTTGACGAAGTAGAGAGAGGTGTACGGAGCCTCACTTCTCTTGGCGTCGGTGTCAGCACGTACGGAGCTCTGCTCCTGACAGTAGTAAAGAAGGCGGTGCCTGCGGACCTTCATCTCGAATACTGTCGACGAAAGGGCGCTACTACAGGAGGCAGTGAACTGGAGGCATTTGCGCATTTTTTGAGAGTCGAGGTAGAGGCACGGGAGATTATACAGCGGGCCGAAACACCAAGGGGCATGTGTGTAGAATCGTCTGTCGAAAACCGTAACAGCACCTTTAAGGCGGCGAGAATGTCTTCAGCCGCTGCACTGCATACCATGACCAAGGAGAGAAAAGGGTGTCTGTTTTGTTCGTCAGGGTGCCACGAAAGCGGTGACTGCGATGCAGAGATGTCGGCAGCTGATAAAAGAGAGATGCTGAAGCGTGAGAATAGGTGTTTCCGCTGCACAGTAAAGGGGCACACGTCAAGAGAGTGCCGTAAGGCCAAATGGCTCAGGTGTGCCAACTGTAGCGGAAAACACCTCACGGCTATGTGTGATCCTGATTTCAGAGAATACCGTGGCAGTGGTGAACAGAATGCATCCTCTCCACCAGCGACAGGACAAGCCACAGTGCTAAAGTCTTCTCTAGGCTCAGAGGAGAAATTTATGTGCATGGAGGGGCATCAGTTTCTTCTGCAAACAGCACGAGCTTGGACAGTGGGACCGCACAAAAGTACGCTTGTCAGGCTTCTCCTAGATGGTGGCAGTCAAAGGACGTTCATCCATCGCAAGTTGTCTGAAAGACTGCAGTTGAACGTGCTTGGGGAAGAGGAACTTAAAATCTATGCCTTCGGCGACAAGTCCGCTATAACCCGCACTAAAGCGCGTCTGGTCGAGCTGTGGCTGCAAAGCCAGTACGACGGGAAAAGGGCGCGAGTGGAGGCCCTCGAAGTTCCCTGCATCTGCGCAGATATAATGGCTGCGCCTTTAAAGTCAGTTCTTCTGGAACTTTCGAAATTTGGCTTGCCAGTCGCGGACGTCGCGCAGGGTGACGGAAGTGAAAACATTGATCTTCTGATCGGCGCTGATCATTATTGGGAAATTGTCACGGGATCCACTAAGCGCCTAACCTCCAAGCTGATGGCAGTAGAAACTGCATTTGGGTGGACAGTCCAGGGCCAGGTAGGCGCAAAAAGGTCACCAGGAGTCTGTCCCTCTGTTGCTGGCGTAATGCGAGTAGCAGtgagcgaacaaactaacaaagaaATATCAGCGCAGTTGAGGTCATTCTGGGAGCTCGAACACATTGGTATCAAGGAACACGAACCAGCTCGCCACCAAGACGCAATCCAACAGCACTACAAAGAAACCGTCAAATTTGAGCATGGGCGGTACACAGTGTCTTTCCCCTGGAAGCCTATGGTTGATGAGCTCGACGACAACTACGAGTGCGCCGCGAAGCGTCTTAGAGCCAACACGACGCGCCTTTTGAAGGGAGATTCCTTGATCGTGGAATATGACGCCTGCATCCGAGAATACATCGAAAAGGGCTATGCAGAGCCAGCCAACAAGCATTGCAGCGCTTCGGAAGGTCCGGTGTATTACATGCCACATCAAGCAGTTGTTCGACAAGAAAGCCTGACAACAAAAGTGAGGGTGGTGTTCGACGCATCATCAAGTGCCAAAGATCGCCTCTCACTGAATGATGTTTTGGAAAGTGGTCCAAAACTTAATCCAGAGCTCATTGATTTGTTGATCAACTTCCGCACTTACAACATCGGCATCGTCGCGGATAttgaaaaggcattccttcaaataTCTCTGTCAGAGGGTGACCGGAACGCTGTGCGGTTTCTCTGGTATGCTGCCACTCCGAAGAAAGGTGAAGAACTTCCAGCGGTGGCGGCCTACCGGATGACGCGCGTTCCGTTCGGTGTTACATCCAGCCCATTCCTATTAGCCGCAACATTACGACACCATCTTGAAGGACTCCCAGAGCAGTATGCTGAGACTGCGAACATCCTGCGCAGCCATCTCTATGTTGACGACCTTGTGACAGGGGTCGACACCCTCGAACAGGGTAAAGTGCTATGCCAGGAATCAAGCGATATATTATCTCAAGCAGGAATGCGGCTCCACAAGTGGATGTCTAACGACCACGATTTAGTCAACTTCATAGAGGATGGGAACGTGGCGAAGAGGAATGCAAATGCCGAACTTCCTGCAGCCACCAAGGTATTGGGAGTAGGTTGGAATGCTCATACAGATAACTTCGAGTACAATCTGACCTCACTTCTTGAATTCCTCACCACCAGAGCCGACAGCAAGAGATTCGTATTGCAAGTCTCAGCCAGAATTTTCGACCCCTTTGGGTTTATCGCTCCTACAACACTGTACGTAAAGACAATGTTCCAAAGGTTGTGGGAGTTGGGAGCGGGTTGGGACGACCCCTTGCCAGAATTGATGCAAGCGGAGTGGAAGTGCTGGTGTGAAGAGCTTCAATGCATCAAGGCGGTGTCCATTCCGAGGATCATCGCAAGGGATTTCCGAGATGAAAAGACAGAGAAGGTGTTGCacattttctgcgatgccagccCAAAGGCCTACGGTGCTGTCGGATACGTTGCATGCAAGTCTGCTCAAGGAATAATCAATATAAGCCTAATTATGGCCAAATCAAGAGTTGCCCCTTTGAAGCGCCTCTCGTTACCCCGACTAGAGCTGATGGGGGCCCTCATTGGTGCTCGACTGTGCCACTACGTTGCCAAGGCCTTGAACCTCCAGAATGCTGCTGCCATCCTTTGGACCGATTCCACAGTGGCTATGCACTGGATTAAAGGAAACGCTGCCAGATGGAAGCCCTTCGTGGCAAACCGAGTATCAGAGGTTCAGGCGCTGACTGATCCCGAGGATTGGAGGCACTGCCCAGGACTAGACAACCCCGCTGACCTAATCACTCGCGGTATCCTCCCATCAGCCTTGTTAGAAAGCGAATTGTGGTGGAGAGGACCACACTGGCTTCACAAGGATAAGACGCATTGGCCAACGACCGGTGAGCAGAGCCCAGGGGCAGTAGAATGTCACCTGGAAGAGCGAAAAGTGACGGTGATGCCCGTAATATCATCGCCGTTCGAGGCAGTGCTGAAAGTAGAGGAGTTCAGCTCATGCAGCAGAGTCGTGCGCTTAACTGCGTGGGTCCGCCGCTTTGTCAACAATTGCCGCTGCGGGAAAGAAAGGAAAGGTGGTCCgctacgagctgaagaggtgatcGATGCTGAGAGGTACTGGTTGACAACAACTCAAGGAGAAGCATTCAGTGACGACATTTCCAACTTGAAAGCCCAAAGACCACTGCACAAAGGCTCTCCTGTTCTGCCACTCAGTCCGTACCTTGACGGGGAAGGTCTCATGCGAGTTGGTGGACGCTTGCAATTCACCGACAACCACGAAGAGACTAAACATCCCATCATTCTACCTAGCACTCATCCCTTCACGCTACTGCTCATAAGGAAAGAGCACGTGAGAATGCTACACTCAGGGGTGCGCGACACCTTGGCGTCATTGCGAGAGTCGTATTGGATCATCCGAGGGCGCCAGGCCGTAAAAAAGGTTATCAAGCAGTGCCTCATCTGTCGCAAACAAAGTTGCCCTCAAGCCACGGAACCAGTGGCACCACTTCCAGCTGACAGAGTAACAGAAGGAAATCCGTTCGACACTGTCGGCATCGATTTCGCAGGACCTTTGATTTGTCAAGAGTCGCGCGGTGCCCGAAAATGTTACATCGCAATTTTAACCTGCGCTGTGACACGTGCCGTCCATCTTGAGCTCGTTAGCGACATGTCGACTACAGCCTTTCTCCTGGCTTTCAAGCGCTTCGTGGCTCGCAGGGGAATCTGCTCGACTATTTATTCGGACAACGCGCTAACCTTCAAGAGAGCAGCAAAAGATCTGAATGCAATGTTCACGCTACTAAAATCAGAGGAAATGCAGTCATACTTCGCCGGAAACCAGATCAGGTGGAAGTTTATTGTTGAAAGGGCAGCTTGGTGGGGCGGATTCTGGGAACGGTTGGTGCGATCGGTGAAGGTAGCGTTGCGCAAGGTGTTAGGTCGGAGCAGTTTAAGCTTTGAAGAACTCACAACTGTCTTGTACGAAGTCGAGGCCGTAATAAACTCACGCCCATTGACTTTCACCTACGATGATGCTCAAGAGCCAGAACCACTGTCGCCGGCGCACTTCCTCGTCGGAAGAAAGCTGACAACCCTTCCTCCACACCACCTGCCAGCCGAAATTCCGGGCGGTGACGCGCATATCTCACGACGCTGGAAGTACCGGTCTGCCATGGCTGAAGGATTCTGGAGACGGTGGCGGAGAGAGTACTTATTGGAGCTTCGATCGGCGCATCTGTCCCGGCCAACGACATCGAGTGACCTAAAGATAGACGATTTAGTTCTTTTAAAGGAAGATCATCTCAAACGACACATGTGGAAGATCGCCAGAATCAAGGAAACGTTCAAGGGCagggacggcagggtgcgggcctGCAGTTTGAAACTAAGCGGGGGAACGGTGGTGAAACGACCAATACAGCTGCTTTATCCGCTAGAAGTCGACCGACAATGA